A window from Actinomycetospora corticicola encodes these proteins:
- a CDS encoding MFS transporter, producing the protein MADAAAAQLNDPVARRRIKRRAVVASTVGTTIEWYDFFLYNTAAALVFGPLFFNNSSSGGVLLAFSTQFVGFAARPLGAAIFGHYGDRIGRKYSLVATLLIMGGATVLIGLLPTYDTIGVWAPVLLTVLRVLQGIGVGGEWGGSVLMAMEWGHRRQRGLMAAWPQAGVPIGLATGTFVVWAFAGPDFLNGGWRWPFIASIVLIAIGLVVRLTVLESPAFAAVRSSGKVVKLPLVETLKYQWRDVLKALFVRTAEQAPFYLFTSFVLVYGTQQLKLQRADLLLYLIVAALIGIVSVPFFGWLSDVLGRRLVYGAGVVLTGLYAFPYFALLDTRVGALVVLGMILGLVFHDMMYGPQAALISESFGTGVRYTGAGLGYQLASITAGGPAPLIATAVLAATGGTFWISIYIIGCAVVSLIALLLMHPKPPDEYDEHSEDGSTVPVVEGERAQA; encoded by the coding sequence ATGGCCGATGCTGCAGCAGCCCAGCTGAACGATCCCGTCGCCCGACGGCGCATCAAGCGCCGTGCCGTCGTCGCCAGCACCGTCGGCACCACCATCGAGTGGTACGACTTCTTCCTCTACAACACCGCGGCCGCCCTCGTGTTCGGCCCGTTGTTCTTCAACAACTCGTCCTCGGGCGGCGTCCTGCTCGCGTTCTCCACCCAGTTCGTCGGCTTCGCCGCCCGTCCCCTCGGAGCGGCGATCTTCGGGCACTACGGCGATCGGATCGGCCGCAAGTACTCGCTCGTCGCGACGCTGCTGATCATGGGTGGCGCGACCGTGCTCATCGGGCTGCTGCCGACCTACGACACGATCGGCGTCTGGGCGCCCGTCCTGCTGACGGTGCTGCGCGTGCTGCAGGGCATCGGCGTCGGCGGCGAGTGGGGCGGCTCGGTGCTCATGGCGATGGAGTGGGGGCACCGGCGCCAGCGCGGCCTGATGGCGGCCTGGCCGCAGGCGGGCGTGCCGATCGGGCTCGCGACCGGCACCTTCGTCGTCTGGGCGTTCGCCGGCCCGGACTTCCTGAACGGCGGGTGGCGGTGGCCGTTCATCGCCTCGATCGTGCTCATCGCGATCGGCCTGGTCGTGCGCCTGACGGTGCTCGAGTCACCCGCGTTCGCCGCCGTGCGCTCGAGCGGCAAGGTGGTGAAGCTGCCGCTGGTCGAGACGCTCAAGTACCAGTGGCGCGACGTGCTCAAGGCGTTGTTCGTCCGCACCGCCGAGCAGGCCCCGTTCTACCTGTTCACCTCGTTCGTGCTGGTCTACGGCACGCAGCAGCTGAAGCTGCAGCGCGCCGACCTGCTGCTCTACCTCATCGTCGCCGCCCTGATCGGCATCGTGAGCGTGCCGTTCTTCGGGTGGCTCTCCGACGTGCTCGGCCGTCGGCTGGTCTACGGCGCGGGGGTCGTGCTGACCGGGCTCTACGCGTTCCCGTACTTCGCGCTGCTCGATACGCGGGTCGGGGCACTGGTCGTCCTCGGGATGATCCTGGGCCTGGTCTTCCACGACATGATGTACGGACCCCAGGCGGCGCTGATCTCGGAGTCGTTCGGCACCGGCGTCCGCTACACCGGTGCCGGCCTCGGCTACCAGCTCGCCTCGATCACGGCGGGCGGTCCGGCGCCCCTGATCGCGACGGCGGTGCTCGCCGCCACCGGTGGCACGTTCTGGATCTCGATCTACATCATCGGCTGCGCGGTGGTGTCGCTGATCGCGCTCCTCCTGATGCACCCGAAGCCGCCGGACGAGTACGACGAGCACTCCGAGGACGGGTCGACCGTGCCGGTGGTCGAGGGGGAGCGGGCGCAGGCCTGA